The Spodoptera frugiperda isolate SF20-4 chromosome 9, AGI-APGP_CSIRO_Sfru_2.0, whole genome shotgun sequence genome contains a region encoding:
- the LOC118271468 gene encoding uncharacterized protein LOC118271468, whose protein sequence is MKVGFWAQGNFFMEVYSVCFDKKNDVPLYTRHKLSPQHTDIPSTSQWYSSSDIPAEEFEELYNCRRQLYDVGIALGRGLRSMSCCFGRRQLVNPRDLPPGVPVTATFEYKNVVPHWSSCNSKNWDELEVLVRNLAKKAGRDLTVFTGTSNVNYAKTVDIEINNGRDRHQKIPPYLWKVVQDRVTDSSIAIIQVNIPELTQDEVEKHVLCVDICNNIKWMEGPKWDDVNNGYTYCCNMKEFEEVFGYTRPITSMKRVLFDASLTLDTYLIM, encoded by the exons ATGAAAGTAGGGTTTTGGGCACAGGGTAATTTTTTCATGGAGGTATATAGTGTCTGTTTTGACAAAAAGAATGATGTTCCTTTGTACACAAGGCATAAATTGTCTCCTCAGCATACAGATATTCCTTCAACCTCTCAATGGTACAGCTCTTCTGATATACCTGCTGAAGAGTTTGAGGAGTTGTACAATTGTAGAAGGCAACTGTATGATGTCGGTATAGCTTTGGGAAGAGGATTACGTTCTATGTCTTGCTGCTTTGGAAGAAGACAACTCGTCAATCCACGGGATTTGCCTCCCGGTGTACCAGTGACAGCGACTTTCgagtataaaaatgttgttcCACATTGGAGCTCCTGTAATTCAAAG aATTGGGACGAATTGGAAGTATTGGTCAGGAACTTGGCAAAAAAAGCCGGTCGTGACCTGACCGTGTTTACAGGCACGTCAAACGTAAATTACGCCAAAACGGTAGATATTGAAATTAACAATGGCCGAGACAGACACCAAAAAATTCCACCATACTTGTGGAAG GTGGTTCAAGATCGAGTTACAGATTCATCAATTGCAATAATACAAGTGAATATACCAGAATTAACTCAAGACGAAGTAGAGAAGCATGTTCTGTGTGtagatatttgtaataatattaagtggATGGAGGGCCCAAAATGGGACGATGTAAACAACGGCTACACGTATTGCTGTAACATGAAAGAATTCGAAGAAGTCTTCGGATACACCCGTCCTATCACCAGCATGAAACGAGTCCTCTTCGATGCCAGTTTGACTCTCGATACCTATTTGATTATGTAA